Proteins encoded by one window of Streptomyces uncialis:
- a CDS encoding helix-turn-helix transcriptional regulator, which yields MNGKTLEKPDDPVPQFPPAVGRPLRGRDGHLEQIRASLRATAESRQGGITLLESPAGSGRTRLLQETGALAEGLGFTVIDCSAGGAWRGEEAASPAVGAGRAVAPRVPRPVRPAGPVQVQAQIDAGLRRGPVLVLVDDAQWADPVQLRTLCGLALKLLAAPVRWLLTMRTEDARSANSLLLRNLTIHRAEWLPQLDALDDRAVTELMGDLLGARPSDDVRALGESLGGSPQAIVELVRGLLDEQCLRITGGTVSLVAEPLASGFTSAVAPDPGAHLPRAFLRLMHDRLDRLAPGTQRLLQVAAVLGPSFMPRDLAEMADERPVQLLGPLQESLAAGLLTSGTEEFSFHREPIWYAVLGTVPPLMRSLLHRQAANMILGQLGDGTAAAVHLVHCAQSDDDQAITTIREAADRLLPVSPQAAAALALRGLEITTPTQPEHIALATTATAALVRSGSLHRAVDVAERVVAGHRRAHPARPGDGARQDARTWPLRAWLATALLLRGEAASVPGILCDAAAGGPPDPAADGAGPGQGSPSPLLLRLTMLSHTDERAALAAADEVLKDESAHERDVCTAARNIRAMSLWGDGRIDESLGLLERTPAHGDDGTGIWQNNSLWNTAWILIKLRDLDGAAVMVEAVRRTIDADSNGVLDPLQFALRSWVSFARGDLAEAEQLARAGIAASDAARMPLCEPHLRAVLVAVALRRGDLAEALERQGHWESATVPGGPSRPWWAMRCLITAQVTAARRGAEQALEVLRDARHDEGLRRRLVLEDPSATAWCVRTALAAGDREFAARIVDCAGEVAALARTRPATGAAAAHGRALLTGDVTLLARAVDGYGDPWAVASATEDLGVLLCGGDREGAIGAFNAAMAGYDGLGAKRDSARVRRRLRRLGVRRRHWNLVARPQTGWDSLTGAEEKVAQLVARGLTNRQVAGELFISPHTVSFHLRQIYRKLAIQSRVDLTRIVCAPGARTAPAPFGAE from the coding sequence ATGAACGGGAAGACCCTGGAAAAGCCTGACGACCCAGTCCCCCAGTTCCCGCCGGCCGTGGGCCGTCCGCTCCGTGGCCGCGACGGCCATCTGGAGCAGATACGCGCCTCGTTGCGGGCGACCGCCGAGAGCCGCCAAGGCGGCATCACCCTCCTGGAATCCCCCGCGGGAAGCGGCAGGACACGGCTCCTCCAGGAGACGGGCGCCCTCGCCGAGGGACTCGGCTTCACCGTGATCGACTGCTCCGCCGGGGGCGCCTGGCGCGGCGAGGAGGCGGCTTCGCCCGCCGTCGGCGCGGGCCGGGCCGTCGCCCCGCGGGTGCCGCGCCCGGTACGTCCGGCGGGCCCCGTGCAGGTCCAGGCCCAGATCGACGCGGGGCTGCGGCGCGGCCCGGTGCTCGTACTCGTGGACGACGCGCAGTGGGCCGACCCGGTGCAGCTGCGGACCCTGTGCGGACTGGCGCTCAAACTGCTGGCCGCTCCCGTGCGGTGGCTGCTCACGATGCGTACGGAGGACGCGCGGTCCGCGAACAGCCTCCTGCTGCGCAACCTGACCATCCACCGGGCGGAATGGCTCCCGCAGCTCGACGCGCTCGACGACCGGGCGGTCACCGAACTGATGGGCGACCTCCTGGGCGCCCGTCCCAGCGACGACGTACGGGCCCTCGGCGAGAGCCTGGGCGGCAGCCCCCAGGCGATCGTGGAGCTGGTGCGCGGTCTGCTGGACGAGCAGTGCCTGCGGATCACCGGGGGCACCGTGTCGCTCGTCGCGGAACCGCTCGCCTCCGGCTTCACCTCCGCCGTCGCCCCCGACCCCGGGGCGCATCTGCCGCGCGCGTTCCTGCGGCTGATGCACGACCGGCTCGACCGGCTCGCGCCCGGCACCCAGCGGCTCCTCCAGGTCGCGGCCGTCCTCGGTCCGTCCTTCATGCCGCGCGACCTGGCGGAGATGGCCGACGAGCGACCCGTGCAACTCCTCGGCCCGCTCCAGGAGTCACTGGCAGCGGGACTTCTCACCAGCGGCACCGAGGAGTTCTCCTTCCACCGCGAACCGATCTGGTACGCGGTGCTGGGCACCGTTCCACCGCTGATGCGGTCCCTGCTGCACCGGCAGGCGGCGAACATGATCCTCGGTCAGCTCGGGGACGGCACCGCCGCGGCGGTGCATCTGGTGCACTGCGCCCAGTCCGACGACGACCAGGCCATCACCACCATCCGGGAGGCGGCGGACCGACTGCTCCCGGTGTCCCCGCAGGCCGCCGCCGCGCTCGCGCTGCGCGGTCTGGAGATCACCACGCCGACCCAGCCCGAGCACATCGCGCTGGCCACCACGGCGACCGCCGCGCTCGTCCGCTCGGGCAGTCTGCACCGGGCGGTGGACGTCGCCGAACGCGTGGTCGCCGGACACCGGCGCGCGCATCCGGCCCGGCCCGGCGACGGCGCCCGGCAGGACGCCCGGACCTGGCCGCTGCGGGCCTGGCTCGCGACCGCGCTGCTGCTGCGCGGGGAGGCCGCCTCCGTACCGGGGATCCTGTGCGACGCCGCGGCGGGCGGGCCCCCGGACCCGGCCGCGGACGGGGCGGGCCCCGGCCAGGGCAGCCCGTCGCCGCTGCTGCTGCGGCTCACCATGCTGTCCCACACCGACGAACGGGCCGCGCTGGCGGCGGCCGACGAGGTACTGAAGGACGAGTCCGCCCACGAACGCGACGTGTGTACGGCGGCCCGCAACATCCGGGCGATGTCCCTGTGGGGCGACGGACGGATCGACGAGTCGCTGGGCCTGCTGGAGCGCACCCCCGCGCACGGTGACGACGGCACCGGCATCTGGCAGAACAACTCCCTGTGGAACACGGCGTGGATCCTGATCAAGCTCCGCGACCTCGACGGGGCCGCGGTCATGGTCGAAGCGGTCCGGCGCACCATCGACGCCGACTCCAACGGGGTACTGGACCCGTTGCAGTTCGCGTTGCGGTCCTGGGTGAGCTTCGCCCGGGGCGACCTGGCCGAGGCCGAGCAGCTCGCGCGGGCCGGGATCGCCGCGTCCGACGCGGCCCGGATGCCGCTGTGCGAACCACATCTGCGGGCCGTGCTGGTGGCCGTGGCGCTGCGCCGGGGCGATCTGGCCGAGGCCCTGGAACGGCAGGGCCACTGGGAGTCCGCCACCGTGCCCGGCGGGCCGTCGCGCCCGTGGTGGGCCATGCGGTGCCTGATCACAGCGCAGGTGACGGCCGCGCGGAGGGGGGCCGAACAAGCGCTGGAGGTACTGCGGGACGCCCGTCACGACGAAGGGCTGCGGCGACGGCTGGTGCTGGAGGACCCGTCGGCGACGGCGTGGTGCGTCCGTACCGCGCTGGCCGCCGGGGACCGGGAGTTCGCGGCGCGGATCGTGGACTGCGCCGGGGAGGTGGCGGCGCTGGCCCGGACGCGGCCCGCGACGGGTGCGGCGGCGGCGCACGGGCGGGCCCTGCTGACCGGCGATGTGACCCTGCTGGCCAGGGCCGTCGACGGGTACGGGGACCCCTGGGCCGTCGCCTCGGCCACCGAGGATCTGGGCGTGCTGCTGTGCGGGGGCGACCGGGAGGGGGCTATCGGCGCGTTCAACGCGGCCATGGCCGGGTACGACGGGCTGGGCGCCAAACGCGACTCGGCGCGGGTGCGGCGGCGGCTGCGGCGGCTCGGGGTGCGGCGGCGGCACTGGAATCTCGTCGCCCGGCCCCAGACCGGCTGGGACAGTCTCACCGGGGCGGAGGAGAAGGTGGCGCAGCTCGTCGCCCGGGGGCTGACGAACCGGCAGGTGGCCGGTGAGCTGTTCATCTCGCCGCACACGGTGAGTTTCCATCTGCGGCAGATCTACCGGAAGCTGGCGATCCAGTCGCGGGTGGATCTGACCCGGATCGTGTGTGCGCCGGGGGCGAGAACGGCTCCGGCGCCGTTCGGGGCCGAGTAG
- a CDS encoding helix-turn-helix domain-containing protein, whose amino-acid sequence MKPAGGSPGLGARLRRVRSERGLSLRELGRLAGCSASLISQVERGQTAPSAGVIYGIANALGISLDYLFGVGEDSTSPSSARRADEPRSAMAANGTAPRLAMAVGAVAASGPGPGSDGLPDPDGLPDLDPVPPPSLALPEEPVVQRRGRRRTIDLASGVRWERLTPQQDARVDFLEVVYQPFGRSTDSRAPIRHDGREYQLVLHGTLHADVGFETYVLEAGDSLAFDSATPHQYRNMSDQEVRVISVVVHHTA is encoded by the coding sequence ATGAAGCCAGCGGGGGGAAGTCCCGGACTCGGCGCGCGACTGAGGAGGGTCCGTTCCGAACGCGGCCTGTCCCTGCGCGAACTCGGCCGGCTCGCGGGCTGCTCGGCGAGCCTGATCTCACAGGTGGAACGCGGCCAGACCGCCCCGTCCGCGGGCGTGATCTACGGGATCGCCAACGCGCTCGGCATCTCCCTCGACTATCTCTTCGGGGTCGGCGAGGACAGTACGTCCCCCTCCTCCGCGCGCCGGGCCGACGAGCCGCGGTCGGCCATGGCGGCGAACGGGACCGCGCCCCGGCTGGCCATGGCGGTCGGCGCGGTGGCGGCGTCCGGTCCGGGCCCCGGCTCCGACGGTCTGCCGGACCCCGACGGCCTCCCGGACCTCGATCCCGTCCCCCCGCCGTCCCTCGCGCTGCCCGAGGAACCTGTGGTCCAGCGCCGGGGCCGGCGGCGCACCATCGATCTGGCGAGCGGGGTCCGCTGGGAGCGGCTCACCCCCCAGCAGGACGCGCGGGTGGACTTCCTGGAGGTCGTGTACCAGCCCTTCGGCCGGTCGACCGACAGCCGTGCCCCGATCCGCCACGACGGCCGCGAGTACCAGCTCGTGCTGCACGGCACCCTGCACGCGGACGTCGGCTTCGAGACCTACGTCCTGGAGGCGGGCGACTCGCTGGCGTTCGACTCCGCGACCCCGCATCAGTACCGCAACATGTCGGACCAGGAGGTCCGGGTCATCTCCGTGGTGGTCCACCACACCGCGTGA
- a CDS encoding ABC transporter substrate-binding protein, translated as MTVNERSTSRRRAGSARTRTPGVRSGGALLATALAVTLTACGGTKDSAGAPKTSGDGPSGTLRVGTNQQFDDWDTVNKQNSTFSSLVYEPLMSVAPDGFTLKPQLATSWKETPEHIELTLRSGVVFHDGTPFDAAAVVKNLERVKSSPSQYRSQLDAVKTITAVDATHVRIDLKQAAPSLINNLARLGMFMVSPKALADGTWKTKPAGTGPWAFDAAKTTKGLRTAVKAFDKYYDKKSVGPANVEITQINDPDSLYNALRAGQLDVVWTTPPLASRADKEGLKSTWFPSVLWHLQMYDTEGVFKDKKYRQAICHAMNPQDYIDAALGGKGKTHLQRIPEGQPGYDAALGGYPFDLAKAKKLLSEAGSAPKSFTLISYDTQRTIAELFRSQMEKIGIEVELELPNFPQFLSTYQNGKYPASILSDGSRSGAYDYYNRKFAPTAPGNPLKAQYPELTAAAEEGLAAKTPDARETAWKKMSKIVNDEALDCGYFDYSGFWAYNPKKVDNIVSTTNDVAVFRYKDAKIVG; from the coding sequence GTGACAGTCAATGAACGGTCCACTTCGCGCAGACGGGCCGGCTCGGCCCGGACAAGAACCCCCGGTGTCCGCTCCGGCGGCGCCCTGCTCGCCACCGCCCTCGCCGTCACCCTCACCGCGTGCGGCGGTACGAAGGACTCGGCAGGCGCCCCGAAGACCTCCGGGGACGGACCGAGCGGCACCCTGCGCGTCGGCACCAACCAGCAGTTCGACGACTGGGACACGGTCAACAAGCAGAACAGCACGTTCTCCTCGCTGGTCTACGAACCGCTGATGAGCGTGGCCCCCGACGGCTTCACCCTCAAGCCCCAGCTCGCCACCTCCTGGAAGGAGACGCCGGAGCACATCGAACTCACCCTCCGCTCGGGCGTGGTCTTCCACGACGGCACCCCGTTCGACGCCGCGGCCGTGGTCAAGAACCTGGAACGCGTCAAGAGCAGCCCGAGCCAGTACCGCAGCCAGCTCGACGCCGTGAAGACGATCACCGCCGTGGACGCCACCCATGTCCGGATCGACCTCAAGCAGGCCGCGCCCAGCCTGATCAACAACCTCGCCCGGCTGGGGATGTTCATGGTCTCGCCCAAGGCGCTCGCCGACGGCACCTGGAAGACCAAGCCGGCCGGTACCGGCCCGTGGGCCTTCGACGCCGCGAAGACCACCAAGGGGCTGCGGACCGCGGTCAAGGCCTTCGACAAGTACTACGACAAGAAGTCCGTCGGACCCGCCAATGTCGAGATCACGCAGATCAACGACCCCGACAGCCTCTACAACGCGCTGCGGGCCGGACAGCTCGACGTCGTCTGGACCACACCCCCGCTCGCGTCCCGCGCGGACAAGGAAGGACTCAAGTCCACCTGGTTCCCGTCCGTGCTCTGGCACCTCCAGATGTACGACACGGAGGGCGTGTTCAAGGACAAGAAGTACCGTCAGGCCATCTGCCACGCGATGAACCCGCAGGACTACATCGACGCGGCGCTCGGCGGCAAGGGCAAGACCCACCTCCAGCGCATCCCGGAGGGCCAGCCCGGCTACGACGCGGCGCTCGGCGGATACCCCTTCGACCTCGCCAAGGCCAAGAAGCTGCTGTCCGAGGCCGGCAGCGCACCGAAGTCGTTCACCCTGATCAGCTATGACACCCAGCGCACCATCGCCGAGCTGTTCCGCAGCCAGATGGAGAAGATCGGGATCGAGGTCGAGCTCGAACTGCCGAACTTCCCGCAGTTCCTGAGCACCTACCAGAACGGCAAGTACCCGGCCTCCATCCTCTCGGACGGTTCCCGCTCGGGCGCCTACGACTACTACAACCGCAAGTTCGCGCCCACCGCACCCGGCAACCCGCTGAAGGCGCAGTACCCGGAGCTGACGGCCGCCGCCGAGGAGGGCCTTGCCGCCAAGACCCCCGACGCACGCGAGACGGCCTGGAAGAAGATGTCCAAGATAGTGAACGACGAAGCGCTGGACTGCGGTTACTTCGACTACTCCGGCTTCTGGGCGTACAACCCCAAGAAGGTCGACAACATCGTCTCCACGACGAACGACGTGGCGGTCTTCCGCTACAAGGACGCCAAGATCGTGGGCTGA
- a CDS encoding amidohydrolase: MSSTPPSAAHPDLVLLNGRVTTMSTDARSAEVEAVAVSGERITAIGTSREIEDLAGPGTTVVDLAGRRVVPGLIDSHVHIVRAGRTWRDEVRWEDELTLESGLAAITRRSAERPAGSWIRVIGGWHPAQFPENRGPSRAELDAAAPDNPVYVQFLYDWAVLNTAAMRVLGVDHALVRELAEEGFDPASFETGADGELTGKVNGTPLMEWFYRRMPSPTFEEQVASTAEMSRELNRLGITGAIDGGGFNSGPDAYPAIRETWRRGLLTVRSRLAVHASRAGTEMDELAGYLRFTPLDVGDNMLRVIGSGEVALYRTVDKIAHPVVIDDEVRDQLRQMFTDLARNRWTVHTHAHHHETIDAVLTAWEQVHAEHDISDLRWSLVHAEPLRPVDVDRIAALGAGVLAQGLFRFQGDEAITAWGAETVAEAPPLRTLIERGIPLGLGSDAMRVASYNPFATLAWFLNGRTVTGNDTLDPRHLLTREEALRGYTASGTWFSFEENERGRLEPGLLADLAVLSDDYLTVDEEVIPRIESVLTLVGGRIVHTAKPFAELPVAHPVTQGVSRA, translated from the coding sequence ATGAGCAGCACACCGCCTTCCGCCGCGCACCCCGATCTGGTGCTCCTGAACGGGCGCGTGACCACCATGTCCACCGACGCCCGCAGCGCCGAGGTGGAAGCCGTCGCCGTCAGCGGCGAGCGGATCACTGCGATCGGCACCAGCCGGGAGATCGAGGACCTCGCAGGTCCCGGCACCACCGTGGTGGACCTCGCCGGGCGGCGCGTCGTCCCCGGGCTGATCGACTCGCACGTCCACATCGTCCGCGCCGGACGCACCTGGCGCGACGAGGTCCGCTGGGAGGACGAGCTCACCCTGGAGAGCGGACTCGCGGCCATCACCCGCCGCTCCGCCGAGCGCCCCGCCGGCAGCTGGATCAGGGTCATCGGCGGCTGGCACCCCGCCCAGTTCCCCGAGAACCGCGGCCCGAGCCGCGCGGAACTCGACGCCGCGGCCCCCGACAACCCGGTCTACGTACAGTTCCTCTACGACTGGGCCGTCCTCAACACCGCCGCGATGCGTGTCCTCGGCGTCGACCACGCACTGGTCCGCGAACTCGCCGAGGAGGGCTTCGACCCGGCCTCGTTCGAGACCGGCGCCGACGGCGAACTCACCGGCAAGGTCAACGGCACCCCGCTGATGGAGTGGTTCTACCGGCGGATGCCGAGCCCCACCTTCGAGGAGCAGGTCGCCTCCACCGCCGAGATGTCCCGCGAGCTCAACCGGCTCGGGATCACCGGCGCCATCGACGGCGGAGGCTTCAACAGCGGCCCCGACGCCTACCCCGCGATCCGTGAGACCTGGCGCCGCGGTCTGCTGACCGTCCGCAGCCGCCTCGCCGTCCACGCGTCCCGGGCCGGCACCGAGATGGACGAGCTCGCCGGCTACCTCCGCTTCACCCCGCTCGACGTCGGCGACAACATGCTGCGCGTCATCGGCTCCGGCGAGGTCGCCCTGTACCGCACCGTCGACAAGATCGCCCACCCCGTCGTCATCGACGACGAGGTCCGCGACCAGCTCCGGCAGATGTTCACCGACCTGGCCCGCAACCGCTGGACCGTGCACACCCACGCACACCACCACGAGACCATCGACGCGGTCCTCACCGCCTGGGAGCAGGTGCACGCCGAGCACGACATCAGCGATCTGCGCTGGTCCCTCGTGCACGCCGAGCCCCTGCGGCCCGTCGACGTCGACCGGATCGCCGCCCTCGGCGCCGGTGTCCTCGCCCAGGGCCTGTTCCGCTTCCAGGGCGACGAGGCCATCACCGCCTGGGGCGCCGAGACCGTCGCCGAGGCCCCGCCGCTGCGCACCCTCATCGAACGGGGGATCCCGCTCGGTCTCGGCTCCGACGCCATGCGGGTCGCCTCGTACAACCCCTTCGCGACCCTCGCCTGGTTCCTCAACGGCCGTACCGTCACCGGCAACGACACCCTGGACCCGCGGCATCTGCTCACCCGCGAGGAGGCGCTGCGCGGCTACACCGCCTCCGGTACGTGGTTCAGCTTCGAGGAGAACGAGCGGGGCCGCCTCGAACCCGGTCTGCTCGCCGACCTCGCCGTCCTCAGCGACGACTACCTCACCGTCGACGAAGAGGTCATCCCGCGCATCGAGTCCGTGCTGACCCTCGTGGGCGGCCGGATCGTCCACACCGCGAAGCCCTTCGCCGAGCTGCCCGTCGCCCACCCCGTCACCCAGGGAGTCAGCCGTGCCTGA
- a CDS encoding amidohydrolase family protein → MPENTSTDERRLLIKGATVLTMDPGYGDLTTGDILITGDRITAVGPDLADQVPGDAEVIDARGMIAIPGLIDTHMHAWQTPLKGLHARGWTGDDYQREVFYLREHFGPDDIHDATFSGSVQMLDAGVTGVLDFCHNVMSPEAAEAGLSAHRRTGQRALFAYGMLGSFGAPPEDHAWRLEHVQRLHEEINLGGDGLLRVGMALGSIEYGSMDRVTKEILLARELGMRMSVHQNPPGQIRALHEAGLLGSDIVPAHANAADDSELAALAACGGGISFTPEGEFGGGRSMTILNRAHRAGARPSLGIDTHARVSIDLFAAMRLTFLLMRNVDATTEREAGRWPLEHSPGVPLVQPRDMLEFATVNAAAHLGLGDELGRLTPGRLADVVLVDTEPYGVALGDPAAHIVLQTTPRDVDTVIVGGRIRKRGKVLTDLDPTAAGAATRRVRERVFADAAAQGGPVPDLGPVR, encoded by the coding sequence GTGCCTGAGAACACCTCGACCGACGAGCGCCGCCTGCTGATCAAGGGCGCCACCGTCCTCACCATGGACCCCGGCTACGGCGACCTCACCACCGGTGACATCCTGATCACCGGGGACCGCATCACCGCCGTCGGACCGGACCTCGCGGACCAGGTGCCCGGCGACGCCGAGGTCATCGACGCCCGCGGCATGATCGCCATCCCCGGTCTCATCGACACCCATATGCACGCCTGGCAGACCCCCCTCAAGGGACTCCACGCCCGGGGCTGGACCGGCGACGACTACCAGCGCGAGGTCTTCTACCTCCGCGAGCACTTCGGCCCCGACGACATCCACGACGCCACGTTCTCCGGCTCCGTCCAGATGCTCGACGCCGGAGTCACCGGGGTCCTCGACTTCTGCCACAACGTCATGTCCCCCGAGGCCGCCGAGGCCGGACTGAGCGCCCACCGCCGTACCGGCCAGCGCGCCCTCTTCGCCTACGGGATGCTCGGCAGCTTCGGCGCCCCGCCCGAGGACCACGCCTGGCGCCTGGAGCACGTCCAGCGCCTGCACGAGGAGATCAACCTCGGCGGCGACGGACTGCTCAGGGTCGGCATGGCGCTCGGCTCCATCGAGTACGGGTCCATGGACCGCGTCACCAAGGAGATCCTGCTCGCCCGGGAACTCGGGATGCGGATGAGCGTCCACCAGAACCCGCCCGGCCAGATCCGCGCCCTGCACGAGGCCGGACTCCTCGGCTCCGACATCGTCCCCGCGCACGCCAACGCCGCCGACGACAGCGAGCTGGCGGCGCTCGCGGCCTGCGGTGGCGGTATCTCCTTCACCCCCGAGGGCGAGTTCGGCGGCGGCCGGTCCATGACCATCCTCAACCGCGCCCACCGCGCGGGCGCCCGCCCCAGCCTCGGCATCGACACCCACGCCCGGGTCTCCATCGACCTGTTCGCCGCGATGCGTCTCACCTTCCTGCTGATGCGCAACGTCGACGCCACCACCGAACGCGAGGCCGGCCGCTGGCCGCTGGAGCACAGCCCCGGCGTCCCCCTCGTCCAGCCCCGCGACATGCTGGAGTTCGCCACCGTCAACGCCGCCGCCCACCTCGGTCTCGGCGACGAACTCGGCCGCCTCACCCCCGGCCGGCTCGCGGACGTCGTCCTCGTCGACACCGAGCCCTACGGTGTCGCCCTCGGCGACCCCGCCGCGCACATCGTCCTCCAGACCACCCCGCGTGACGTCGACACCGTCATCGTCGGCGGCCGGATCCGCAAGCGGGGCAAGGTCCTCACCGACCTCGACCCCACCGCCGCGGGCGCCGCGACCCGCCGGGTCCGCGAGCGGGTCTTCGCCGACGCCGCCGCGCAGGGCGGACCGGTCCCGGACCTGGGACCGGTCCGGTGA
- a CDS encoding ABC transporter permease, producing MTKFLVRRLLSALPTLLLVSVFVFSLVHMTPTDPVAQILGEGAPAEDKAAMTAQLGLDRSLFEQYVDWLGGALGGDLGASLYTSVPVTESIGTGIGITLSLAIAGMVIALAVGVPLGVLGALRPGTVADRLLTTVVALGLAVPSFWLAMLLVLVFAVNLGWLPVVGYTPLTEDPAAWFQGMILPALALGSHTAAVIARQTRSAMIDALESPYVQTLLARGIKRRRIVLRYATKNAMVPVLAVIAIQMSVLVAASFVIERIFAVPGLGTLLIDSVVRADYPVLQGSIVLVAVIVLLVNLGADVLYGVINPKVRPQ from the coding sequence GTGACCAAGTTCCTTGTGCGGCGGCTGCTGTCCGCACTTCCCACCCTGCTGCTGGTGTCGGTGTTCGTCTTCAGCCTGGTGCACATGACGCCCACCGACCCGGTGGCACAGATCCTCGGCGAGGGCGCGCCGGCCGAGGACAAGGCGGCCATGACCGCCCAGCTCGGCCTCGACCGCTCGTTGTTCGAGCAGTACGTGGACTGGCTCGGCGGCGCCCTCGGCGGTGACCTCGGGGCCTCTCTCTACACCAGCGTCCCCGTCACCGAGTCCATCGGCACCGGCATCGGCATCACCCTGTCGCTCGCCATCGCCGGTATGGTCATCGCCCTGGCCGTCGGTGTCCCGCTCGGGGTGCTCGGGGCACTGCGCCCCGGCACCGTCGCCGACCGGCTGCTGACCACCGTCGTCGCCCTCGGACTCGCCGTACCGAGCTTCTGGCTCGCGATGCTGCTGGTCCTGGTCTTCGCGGTCAACCTCGGCTGGCTGCCCGTCGTCGGCTACACCCCGCTCACCGAGGACCCCGCCGCCTGGTTCCAGGGCATGATCCTGCCCGCCCTGGCCCTCGGCTCCCACACCGCGGCCGTCATCGCCCGGCAGACCCGCAGCGCGATGATCGACGCCCTGGAGTCGCCGTACGTCCAGACCCTGCTGGCCCGCGGCATCAAACGGCGGCGGATCGTCCTGCGGTACGCCACCAAGAACGCCATGGTCCCGGTCCTCGCGGTCATCGCCATCCAGATGTCCGTCCTGGTCGCCGCAAGCTTCGTCATCGAACGGATCTTCGCGGTCCCCGGCCTCGGCACCCTCCTCATCGACAGCGTCGTACGCGCCGACTACCCGGTGCTCCAGGGCTCCATCGTCCTCGTCGCCGTCATCGTCCTCCTGGTCAACCTGGGCGCCGACGTCCTGTACGGCGTGATCAACCCGAAGGTGAGGCCTCAATGA